A window of Pseudobacteroides sp. contains these coding sequences:
- a CDS encoding ROK family protein, with product MYYVGIDLGGTNIAAGIVDENGVLIHKDSVPTKRERPYQKIIKDMAQLALKVIKDKGLELKDVKSIGIGSPGTPDSKKGILVYNCNLNFNNTPIRDEMQKYIDLPIYLENDANCAALAESVAGAAKDVDDCIAITLGTGIGGGIVINKKIYSGFNYAGSEIGHMVIVSDGVQCTCGRKGCWESYASATALIRQTRDAAVANPDSKINEIINGNLDKIDAKTAFDAAKMGDAVGQKVVDQYIKYIAEGLSNTINSFMPEVIVIGGGVCKEGEYLLKPLRERVYADIYCRGSVPKPQIRVAEMGNDAGIVGAAMLGK from the coding sequence ATGTATTATGTAGGTATTGATTTGGGCGGCACAAACATTGCAGCCGGTATTGTAGATGAAAATGGGGTACTGATTCACAAGGACAGTGTTCCTACGAAAAGGGAAAGACCATATCAGAAAATTATTAAAGATATGGCACAGCTGGCATTAAAAGTGATTAAGGATAAAGGACTGGAATTAAAAGATGTAAAAAGCATCGGTATAGGATCGCCAGGTACGCCTGACAGTAAGAAGGGCATACTTGTTTACAACTGTAATTTAAATTTTAATAATACTCCAATCAGAGATGAGATGCAAAAATATATAGACCTTCCTATATATCTGGAAAATGATGCAAACTGTGCTGCATTGGCAGAAAGCGTTGCAGGAGCTGCAAAGGATGTTGATGATTGTATTGCTATAACCCTGGGTACAGGAATTGGGGGAGGTATAGTAATCAATAAGAAGATTTACAGCGGCTTTAATTATGCAGGTTCTGAGATTGGACACATGGTAATAGTATCCGATGGTGTTCAATGTACCTGCGGGAGGAAGGGATGCTGGGAATCATATGCTTCAGCGACAGCACTCATCAGACAGACAAGGGATGCTGCTGTAGCTAATCCTGACTCAAAAATTAATGAGATAATAAATGGCAATTTAGATAAAATAGATGCTAAGACAGCCTTTGATGCTGCAAAAATGGGAGATGCCGTAGGACAAAAGGTTGTTGACCAATACATCAAGTACATAGCTGAAGGCCTATCCAACACAATTAATTCATTCATGCCGGAAGTTATAGTAATAGGCGGAGGCGTATGTAAAGAGGGAGAATACCTCTTAAAGCCTCTTAGAGAAAGGGTATATGCAGACATATACTGCA